The genomic DNA CGAGCACCATCAAATGGGCATCAAAAATCTGCGCATGCTCTACCCCCAACTTCTCTTCAATCTGCTTTTGAATATTAAGAATTTCTTTACGGGTAGCGCCTAAAGCCTCCTCAAATCGAGCTATTTCTTTTGACAATTCATGAGGCTCAAGAGAACGCTGCATGATCACTTCTTCGGAGCTGTCGAATATAAAAACCTTCCCAATCACAATGCCTGGGGAAACGGCAATTCCTCGATAGATTTTCTCTTTGGTTGTCTTCATGATTGTCTCTTTGCTTGACCCATTTTATGCTTCGCAAAATTTTTTACTAAAAAGATCCGCCAGGGCTCCTATCGCCGAACCTGCATCAGCCCCCTGTGCGATTAATTTTAATTTTGTCCCTTTAGAGGCCGCAAGCATCATCACCCCCATAATACTTTTCCCATTCACCCTCTCTCCATCTTTTTCTAAAAAAATCTCAGATTTAAAACCGTTAGCCACTTTAACAAACATCGCTGCCGGACGGGCATGGAGACCCAATTCATTTTGAACAATGAGATCTTTGATTGCCTCTTGTTTGACAGAATCCCCTTTTTGATTCACCATAGACCCTTACTTAGGGGTCAAATCTCTTGTTGCCTAATCCTTCAAGTCTTGACCCCACTCCCTTTTTTCATTTGCTCAATTAACTCTTGGTTCAAGTCACGGCTGGCGTGGTAGCCCATTCTTCTCAACCTCTGATTCAAAGCAGCCACTTCCACCAATAAAGACAAATCACGTCCCGGTCTTACCGGAATCAAAACATGAGGTAAATCAACATCAAAAAACCGATAAAAATTGTCATCCATTCCTAAACGATCATATTCTTTATCGGGTTTCCAATCTTCTAAACTGACCACCAGTTCAACCTCTTTTTCCTGCATAACACAACCTGCACCAAAAAGAGTTTGGATATTAATAATCCCAAGGCCTCTGACTTCCAGGTGATGTCTCAAAAGAGGATCACCCGTTCCAACCAAACGCCCCCCCGCCGTATAACGAACACGGACCACGTCGTCTGAAATCAGACGATGCCCTCTTTCAATCAGGCCCAATGCACACTCACTTTTTCCAACCCCACTCTCCCCTCGAATTAAAACACCAATCCCGTAGACTTCGACCAAATCTGCACTCACCGTTAAAACTGCGGCAAAGACATTTTCCAGAAAAAGAGTGGCTTGGTTAACAAGAACCATAGTGACCAGAGGGGACCTGAAAACAGGGATTTCCCTTTTTTCCGCCTCTTCTAATAATTCTTGAGGAGGAAGCATTCTCCGAGAAACGATACAACAGGGTACATTCTTCTCTAAAAGCTGGATGATTCTTGCCCGTCTTAATTTGGGGTCCATATTCTTTAAATAAATGAGCTCGACTTTCCCAAGAACTTGGACCCGCGAACGAGCAAAATAATCAAAGTAACCTGCTAAGGCAAGACCGGGTCGATTGACTTCAGCAACCTTAATGATCCGTTTGAGTCCTCGAGTCCCTGCCACCAAACGCAAGCGCAACAAATCCTTCGTCTTTTGAAAGAATTCTTCAACAGCTAACCCTTTCCCCAAAATGAACTCCTCTCAGACAAAAACACAAGTTCAAAGTTTAATGTTTAAAGTTCAAAGACTCAAGGAGTCAAAGATTCAGAGAAAACTGCTATTTTTAAACTTTTAAACCTTCTTTTTAGCAGTTTCAATCAAACCGAAATTGCCATCTTTCCTTTTATAAATAACATTGATTCCGTCTGTTTCAGGATTGAAAAATGTTAAAAATATATCCTCTGAGAGTTTTAACTGGTCCATCGCCTCATCAGGATACATGGGCTTAGGGGCAAATTTCTTCGTACGAACCAAACGAACGGATGTTTCTACTTCTTCCTCATTTTCTACAGGGGATTCCCCATCAGAGGAGGGAATATCTCTTTCTCTGGTTCGGTGATACTGAAGCTTTTCTTTATACTTTTTTAATTGTCTCTCGATTTTATCCAATACCTTATCAATAGAGGCCATCACATCTTCTGTTTTCTCTGCTGCTCTAATTCGCACACGATTGAGCAAAATCACCACCTCCACTTTATGCTGATAGCGCTCAAGATCAAAAATAACATGAACCCCGTTCACCTTCGGAATATTCTTGATGAAACGCTCAAGTTTTTCACTCAGATAGCTCTTAGCAGCTTCAGGAATTTCACGATGTCGACCGGTAAATGTAATTTCCAAGCTTCACCTCCCTTTCAGATTGATGCTATAGAAAAAAAATGAGGCCGTCAATAAATTCAATCTCATAAAGTTTTATATTTTTCCTTCTTACTCTTTCCTTTTTAATTGCTTTTAAAGCAGTTCTTCTTGTTCCATCCTTGGTTTCTTAATATTAAAATGTTCATACGCCAAAGAGGTTGCCTTTCTCCCACTGGGAGTTCTCTTAATATACCCCTGCTGAATTAAATAAGGCTCGTACACCTCTTCTAAAGTATCCACTTCTTCAGAAAGAGCCGCAGAGAGGGTATTGACTCCGACAGGTCCCCCCTCAAACTTGAGAGCGATGGTCTCGATGATACGCTTATCCATCTCGTCCAAACCCTTTTCGTCCACCTCCAGCATCTTTAAAGCCCGATCGGCCACCTCACGTGTCACCCTTCCATCCACCTTTACTTGAGCATAGTCCCTCACCCGCCGTAAAAGGCAATTGGCAATTCTGGGCGTTCCCCTCGATCGATTGGCAATTTCTAAGGCCCCTTCTTCCTCAATCAAAATTCGAAGAATCTTAGCTGACCTCAAAATAATGGCCTTCAATTCTTGAGGCGCATAATAATCTAAACGGGTGGTCATTCCAAATCTTGACCGAAGAGGAGAGGTTAGAAGACCGCTGCGTGTCGTTGCACCCACCAAAGTAAATTTTTTTAAATCAAGTCGGACTGATCTGGCATTGGGCCCTTTGTCGATCATAATATCCAAGGCAAAATCTTCCATGGCCGGATAAAGATATTCTTCCACCATATGGTTCAATCGATGAATCTCATCAATAAATAAAACATCCCCTTCTTCCAAATTGGTGAGAAGACCTGCCAAATCGCCTGGCCGCTCAATCACAGGCCCCGAGGTCGTTTTAATATTTGCACCCATTTCCTGAGCAATAATATTGGCCAAAGTCGTTTTTCCTAAACCTGGCGGTCCTGAAAAAAGAATATGTTCTAAGGGTTCTTTGCGACTGCAAGCAGCCTGAATAAAAACACGAAGCCTTTCCTTCAGCTTCTCTTGACCAACAAATTCATCCATCAAAGTCGGTCGAAGCGAAACATAAAACTGAGGATCTTCATTCAGACTTGTTGAAAAAATTCTCTCTTGGCTCATATTTCCTACCCTACCTACTTTTTATGTACTTTTGTAGGGGTCCGATTGATAGGACCCGTTCCTTTATGGCGGGTCGCATGAATGCGCCCCCTCCATAGCTGGGCCTAAGCACTATTTAATATTTTAATCGAATCCCGAATCAGTTCTTCAATCTTTTCTTTCGGGTCTTTCTTCATCACACTTTCAACCGCCTCCTTGACCCTCGGTCGCGTGAACCCAAGTGAAACCAGGGCCAACAGGGCATCCCTCATCAAATTGGCTCTTTCATCTGAAAGACCTTCTTTTCCCAACTCAAGAGGCAAACGCACATTTTGAACTTTATCTTTCAATTCTAAAATCAATCGACTCGCCGTTTTTTTTCCAATTCCAGGAATACTCGACAAAAGTTTTTCATCTTCATTCTGAATGCAATTTTTTAAATCCTTGAGGCCCATTCCCCCCATAATGGCCAGTGCCGATTTAGGGCCGATGCCATTGACCCCCAACAAAATTTTAAAAACCTCTTTCTCTTCTTCATATTGGAAACCATACAAAACTTGAAGATCTTCACGAACATGAAAATAAGTATAAAGCGTTAGAAACTCTTGAGAAGAGGGAAGAGAAATGAGTATTCTCGAAGGAACATGCACTTCATAACCCACGCCGTTCACATCGAGCACGACTGTTGAATCTACAATCTTAATCAATTTTCCAGATAAGTATGAGTACATAGGTAAAAATTCCAAATCTCAAATTCCAAATCTCAAACAAATTCAAAATTCTAAACTAAAAAATTCCGAACTTTATTGTTTGGAATTTGATGCTTGGTGCTTGGTCATTGCCTTTAAATGATGCGCATGGCAAATGGCCACGGCCAGAGCATCCGTGATATCCTCAGGCCCTTTAAAATCTTTGAGACGTAAAAGAGACAAGACCATTTTGCTCACTTGAGACTTATGGGCTGAACCAAACCCGACGACCGCCTGCTTCACCCGCCGAGGTTCATATTCATAAACCGGTAACTGATGTTGCGCCAAGGCAAGAATAGCAACGCCTCTGGCTTCTCCTAGTTTAAAAGCAGTTCGAGGATTTTTAAAGTAGAAAAGTGTTTCGACTGCAGCTTCATTGGGGGAAGAACGAACAATAACGACTTTAAGGCCTTCAAAAATTTTGGAAAAACGCAAAGGGAGAGGAGTTTTGGAAGAATTAGCAATGTATCCGCAATCAATGAGTTTAAAAACTCCACGATCAACCTCAATCACCCCAAATCCCGTTTTGAGACTCCCGGGATCAATCCCTAAAATGCGCATGGTGTTAAGTCCATGTTCGACAGTCTATGGTCCACAGTCTTTTAAAGGTATTTTTTATTATCATCAGCTGATGATTCACAATCGATTTTTGTCTATCGACTGTTGACTGAGGACTGTGGACTATAAGTATGATTTTCTACTCTTTCTCTATTTCCTCTAAAATTTCATCCGGAATGTCAAAATTGGCATAGACATTTTGAACATCATCATGATCTTCAAGATGACTCATCAAATCTAAAACTTTTCGAGCGTCGGATCCTGATACGGGAACGGTATTCTGAGGAAGAAAGGTTAATTCTGATTGACTGATTTTAATATGATGGGCGGCCAAAGCACTCTTCACCGCTTCAAGACTGGCTTGGGGGGTCACAATATCAAACGTTTCATCTTCGACCTTAAAATCTTCAGCTCCTGCATCGGTTGCGATTGTAAATAAAGCATCCTCTTGGGCCGAATTTTTTGGAACCGAGATCAGCCCCTTTTTATGAAACATCCAGGAAACCGACCCCGTTCCACCTAAATTTCCTCCACTTTTAGAGAAAACAGCACGAATCTCTGCTGCCGTCCGGTTCTTATTATCCGTTAAAGCTTCTACAATAATCGCAACTCCGCTTGCCCCATACCCTTCGTACATCTGCTCTTCATAATTGACCCCAGGCAATTCACCCGTCCCCTTTTTAATGGCTCGGTCAATATTATCTGCAGGCATGTTTGCTTCTTTTGCATTGGCAAGAACGGTCCTCAACCGAGGATTCGTATTAGGATCAGCCCCTCCTAGACGTGCCGCCACCGTAATTTCTTTCACGACCTTGCTAAAAACCTTGCCTCTTTTAGCATCGGCCGCCGCCTTCTTATGCTTAATCGTCGCCCATTTTGAATGTCCGCTCATAAATGATATTCCTCTGTCTGACACCAATCGTTATTCGCCGTTCTCCTATCACCATTCTAGAGAAGGAGGGTATTTGCTGCAGGACAACCTTGTCAGGTCGAATCTCTCGAACGATTTTCTTGGTGATATTTTCAATTGTTACGGTCTCCATGCACAATTTCATTTTGGATATGAGCACCGGCAAATCCAGGAACATACCCGACATAAAATCTGGTTTCAGGGCAATGCTCAATAACGGTCCTATAGGTTTTCATACGTAATCTCCTATGCCTCATCTTAACTCTTCTTTAGGAATCCGTCAATCCCACCAAGAATCCCTTGCCTTCCCTACATCGAACCCTGAGTGGCTTCTTCTTCCTGACGTAACCATTGCAAGCGTTCTAGAGGAGTTCGGGGAGCTTTCATGGGTTTTTTTAATTCATTTCGATCGACCTTCTTAAAAGCATTCAAAAGGTCTTGGTCCTTGACTGAATTTCCAGAAACAAGTTTCTCTAAAATCCAATCCATTTGTTGATCATCTAAGGCACCTCTCACCACAAGATAAACAAGATTTTCTCCTGAAAGAGGATCCGTCTTTAATAAATCGGCATAACGATCCTGATCTCCTTCTGCAATCACAAACCGAACACGCTCTTCTCTATTCCCACTTCGTTGTGCCCCCGCAAAAAATTCATGGATTACATCCCCTTTCACCTTTGCTCCTAGGGCGTGACTTCTAACCGCCTCATCATGAGCCTCATAGTAGCAAACAGTCATGTTATCTTTTAACTGATCACACCTATCTCCACAAACGGATTTAAAAATTTTCTCAGTCAGATCAGAAGGTAAATCACCTTTTGAGACCCCTTCAGGAAGAACAATAGAAATCACGATTTTAAATTTGTTCTTTTGAAGCAGCTGAATAGAATAGTTGTAGAAGAGTTCAAAGTTATCACGAGAGGCCTTCACCTCCCACTCTCCAGAACCCTTTTGAGCAAGTTCAATACCAAATGTTTTTTGGGTCATCACCAAAACTTTGAGTGGAGTTTCATCTCTCTTTTTACCTTTGATAGGCTCGCGATAATTTGCCAATCGATCTTGATATTGTTCACCGACCGTCTTAACACGGGCCTGAAGTAACCATCCATTCTTCAAAATTCCAACCTTGTCTCCTTCCAAATCTGAATCCTTCTTTGTATCATTCTCATCATGATATTTCACCACCCATCCTTTTTTCAGAGATTGAGGGTCACGTAAAAGAGTCAGCAATAATTTCTGGAAGCGATCGGGGTGAATGGCTCCCAAACTTGCAAGGTCAAGATAGAGATAACCGTTATTGAATAACGCTCTTCTAACACAAAAATCTCTCACTGCGAAACGAGTTGCTGGAGAAAGATCCACAGAAAGCCACTGTCCCTCGTTCAATACCTCTAAATTTCCAGTGGTAGAAAATCTCAAAATTTTGGACTGTGATTTTTGAATTAAAACTTTTAATTCATCCGACATATGAGTCTGCTGTCCTAAGTCTGCTAAGGCATTGATTGCTTTCTGATCGCGAAGGCGTTCCAATGCTGCAAAAAATCCAAAGACAGGCGTTAAGCCTGAGAGGAAAACTTGAGATAGAGGATTGTAACTTTGAATGGGTTCTACCTGGTGCCTCAATTCTTTTTGTCCGTATCTTAAAACAACATCCAAAGACTGGTGAGATAAAATTTCATGAGAAATCCCATAATATTCGTTTCCAGCAACATAGTTTTCGATAAGCAAACTTAAGCCTCCCGCATAAGTCCTCCCACTTCTTAAGTGATTTGCAATAAGAAGAAAAAGAACCGCTACATCCTGAACCATGGGAAGTCTTGCATCATCATTGATCGTTCTTTGAGCGCTTGTTTCCTGAGCCATACGCAAATTGACGACTCCTTCAATATGACGCATCAGGTCTCCAAAACTGGGCTGATCGGTAGCCAAAAACTTTAAGGTATTGTCAATGGCCTGAGTTAAGTCCTGATCTTCAGGATCGGCACTCAAGTGCTGTCTTAAGAGCGAAAGATAATCTTCTCTCTCAAGACTCTGAAGAAAATGGGGTGCTTTGTCTTGAATATTTTGAATGAGGTTAAATTTTGCTTCAAGAGATACGTTTTTCGCAAAAGTCTGGGCAAGCTCACCTCCATTTTTACTTAAAGCCTCTCCACTCACTTTTTCTTGAATGTCTCGAAGAGCCGCCTCTTCTCCTTGAGATAAACTCTCAAGACTCTTTGGATCTTGGGCACGTCGCCTGATCAACTCTCGAGCGACTCTTCCCTTGACCGTTCCATCGATCACCCTCTCACTCTCAGGAAGATCTAAGTCAAAGAGAGGTTCCATTAAGACCATTTCCGTATGAAGCGCACGGTTAAAGAGATCTATTTTCTCAGGAGTGGCAGAAACTCCGAGCGCCTCCATTCTCACTGGTAACTGAAGTCTACGCCATCCTTCGATAAATTCATGGGGAATGGCATCTTTAAAAAACCCCTCTGTCATAGCAATGCGAATGGTATGGTCCTTGACTTGTGTGACGGCTGGTTCTAAAACACCTAAATCTTTTGCCAAATAAATCTGAACCGTATAATTTTGTCTAACTTCGGAAAATGTTATAAAAGATCCCTTTTCAGATTGACCCCCCTCGGGAGGAGTTGCAAGAGCTCCAAGCACTTTCTTGAACAGATCTAATCTAATATCCTCAACCTTCAGACCTAATTTTCCAAATTCACCCTCAAGAAATTCAGGCGCATAACGATTAACCATCTCTAACATTTTTTTGGCTTGTTCTCTTTCTTCCTCTCTAACTCCCCGCGTCACAATTTGACCTCCATCAATTCGGGTAAAAACTCGATTGACCTCTTCTTGTGTCAGATTCGGAACACCCATCCGTTTTTGATGGGAACCGGAAGATGAATCATCTTCAGCTAAGGGAGTTTCCGAAGTATCACTCCATTGCAAATGACGAGCACTCCGCTGGCCTCCATTGATTTTAACAAAGTTGATTTTAAAACCATCCCGACAGGGCTTAGATTGAATTTGATACTGAAAAACAGTAGCCCCTGATTTTACTCTTACAAAAGCTTGTAGCCCTTCTTGCCCTATGCTCAGTTCCAACTCAAAGGCATCTCCACTGTCCCCGAGTCCGCTTAGAATAACCTCCTCTCCCTCCGAAAATCCCAATCGAAGGGTTCCCTTTGCCCCCAAGTTTCCATGAAGACGATCTGCATCTCGAACCTCCACGGCCAATGACTCGGAAACATTCCCGCTTCGTTCGGCCTCTAAAAACCGTTGGACAAGATGTCTAAACTGAAAGGTGTCAGGATCCCAATTAAAAAACTGAAGCAAGCGAATATCACTTTGAAGACCGATCATCTCTGGAGTATTCGCAGAAACTCCCCCCTGAACAAGTTCTCCATAGTATTTC from Chlamydiota bacterium includes the following:
- the raiA gene encoding ribosome-associated translation inhibitor RaiA; this encodes MEITFTGRHREIPEAAKSYLSEKLERFIKNIPKVNGVHVIFDLERYQHKVEVVILLNRVRIRAAEKTEDVMASIDKVLDKIERQLKKYKEKLQYHRTRERDIPSSDGESPVENEEEVETSVRLVRTKKFAPKPMYPDEAMDQLKLSEDIFLTFFNPETDGINVIYKRKDGNFGLIETAKKKV
- a CDS encoding YebC/PmpR family DNA-binding transcriptional regulator, coding for MSGHSKWATIKHKKAAADAKRGKVFSKVVKEITVAARLGGADPNTNPRLRTVLANAKEANMPADNIDRAIKKGTGELPGVNYEEQMYEGYGASGVAIIVEALTDNKNRTAAEIRAVFSKSGGNLGGTGSVSWMFHKKGLISVPKNSAQEDALFTIATDAGAEDFKVEDETFDIVTPQASLEAVKSALAAHHIKISQSELTFLPQNTVPVSGSDARKVLDLMSHLEDHDDVQNVYANFDIPDEILEEIEKE
- the ruvA gene encoding Holliday junction branch migration protein RuvA; this encodes MYSYLSGKLIKIVDSTVVLDVNGVGYEVHVPSRILISLPSSQEFLTLYTYFHVREDLQVLYGFQYEEEKEVFKILLGVNGIGPKSALAIMGGMGLKDLKNCIQNEDEKLLSSIPGIGKKTASRLILELKDKVQNVRLPLELGKEGLSDERANLMRDALLALVSLGFTRPRVKEAVESVMKKDPKEKIEELIRDSIKILNSA
- the ruvB gene encoding Holliday junction branch migration DNA helicase RuvB, which codes for MSQERIFSTSLNEDPQFYVSLRPTLMDEFVGQEKLKERLRVFIQAACSRKEPLEHILFSGPPGLGKTTLANIIAQEMGANIKTTSGPVIERPGDLAGLLTNLEEGDVLFIDEIHRLNHMVEEYLYPAMEDFALDIMIDKGPNARSVRLDLKKFTLVGATTRSGLLTSPLRSRFGMTTRLDYYAPQELKAIILRSAKILRILIEEEGALEIANRSRGTPRIANCLLRRVRDYAQVKVDGRVTREVADRALKMLEVDEKGLDEMDKRIIETIALKFEGGPVGVNTLSAALSEEVDTLEEVYEPYLIQQGYIKRTPSGRKATSLAYEHFNIKKPRMEQEELL
- the ruvC gene encoding crossover junction endodeoxyribonuclease RuvC; translated protein: MRILGIDPGSLKTGFGVIEVDRGVFKLIDCGYIANSSKTPLPLRFSKIFEGLKVVIVRSSPNEAAVETLFYFKNPRTAFKLGEARGVAILALAQHQLPVYEYEPRRVKQAVVGFGSAHKSQVSKMVLSLLRLKDFKGPEDITDALAVAICHAHHLKAMTKHQASNSKQ
- a CDS encoding HPr family phosphocarrier protein, whose protein sequence is MVNQKGDSVKQEAIKDLIVQNELGLHARPAAMFVKVANGFKSEIFLEKDGERVNGKSIMGVMMLAASKGTKLKLIAQGADAGSAIGALADLFSKKFCEA
- the hprK gene encoding HPr(Ser) kinase/phosphatase — protein: MGKGLAVEEFFQKTKDLLRLRLVAGTRGLKRIIKVAEVNRPGLALAGYFDYFARSRVQVLGKVELIYLKNMDPKLRRARIIQLLEKNVPCCIVSRRMLPPQELLEEAEKREIPVFRSPLVTMVLVNQATLFLENVFAAVLTVSADLVEVYGIGVLIRGESGVGKSECALGLIERGHRLISDDVVRVRYTAGGRLVGTGDPLLRHHLEVRGLGIINIQTLFGAGCVMQEKEVELVVSLEDWKPDKEYDRLGMDDNFYRFFDVDLPHVLIPVRPGRDLSLLVEVAALNQRLRRMGYHASRDLNQELIEQMKKGSGVKT